DNA sequence from the Candidatus Cloacimonadota bacterium genome:
AAGAAGAAGTGGTGGTAATAACTCCCACAGGAGATATTCCGGAAGATGAAATAGATGAAAGCACTATTGCCGAAACGGAAGAAGAAAAACCTCGTTTTGTACGAGTATATGGCCGGCTTAGCGACGAAGATGGGAATCCGCTTGCCGGAGAAATTGCTTTCACCACTGCTTTGGGTGACAGTATGTATCGCGATGTTGCGGTGGCAAACGATAATGGCTATTACGAGATTGATCTTCCCTTAACGGATGTATATACCGTAATCGTGAATCAAGAAGACTATATGCTCTTTACTCAGGAATTGGCAATTGGAGAATCTGAACGTAGGCAGCTTAACATTAAATTGCAAATGCTGGAACCGGAGAAAATATTTAGCTTCGATAACGTCCTGTTCGAATTTGAAAGCTCCGAATTGAAGCAGGAAAGCTTTGCCGTGCTGGATGAGATCGTCCTAACGATGTTGAATAATAGCTGGCTGAAATTAGGTATTGCTGGGCATACCTGCAATATGGGCAGCGATGCGTATAATATGAAGCTATCGAAAGCCAGAGCAATCTCGGTGTTTGAATATCTTGTATCCAAAGGAATAGAAGCTGATAGGCTTACTCACACCGGATATGGCGAATCTCAGCCCTTAAACGATAATGCTACTATCGCTAAAAGACAGAAAAATCGCCGCGTAGAATTCCAAGTATATAAATAAACAATCAGTTATACAAAAAGAGACCGGAATTTAAATTCCGGTCTCTTATATTTTGTCCATAAAACTCTTTGAGACCGTTGCACATCCATATATAACAGAATTCTATGCACCAGATATCGGTTTGGCAGGCTGTTTCTGATCGTAGCTATGCCCAACCACCAGCTTGTAGTATAGGGCTTCTTCCCATCCCCGATAATTCATCGGTCTTTCTAATGAAACAATAAAAGAGAGATACACATACAGAAACTATAAAACAGGGGCTTTTGTATGGCGCTATGATGAGCTTTCCATGCAATTTTTTAGCAATAGCTGTATTGCAAGCATCCTTCTTGATACTTAAACGGAGAGTTAAGGCAAGTTTAGGCTACCATCATCCTGCCGATAAGGGAGAATCTCGGGGTAAACCCACGCTATGTATGGCTTGAAGCATTGGGAGTGAAGCGATAGATAAAAAAGCATAGAGGCATTCCATTACTTGTATGCATCATAAGCCTAAAAATATTCATGATGAAGGAATTAGAATAGTAACGTACAGAAAAAGCCTAGCAAACCGCATCTGCCTTTGGGGTGAAAAGATGGGGTGGCAAGCTCCGCTTTCCACAGCGAGTAGAGCTCGCCTCTGAAGGAAGCTCCGCTGCCACTACCAAGCAGGAGTTTGGCACCATTTCCGGCTTGCGCCTACTTGTTCACTGAATGAATATAAGATCGCTTACATTTGTTATAAAAAAAGACCTAAGGATATTTTCTGTAATACTCCGCTACAAGCATCTTAACTAAATGATGAGGAAACAAGCTGCTCAAACGGTTGATATTACCGACAGAACTGGTATAAAAACATTGTATGCACCTACTCGAACTGAAAGAAAGCCATAAAAATTGGCTATGTATGGATGTGAAACGGTCTCTAGTAGTTATAATGCTTGTTTACCTACTTTTTTATCAGAAATACTTTCCATATTCTGCGTATGCAATGAGCGGTGTTAATTGCAGAGGAAAAGAGCTTCTTTGAAGCAGGAATCTTTATTGAACGCTAACATATTGGAAATTAAGGCAATTAAAAGTGAAGAATAATATTAGAAAGTTCTTGACAGATAAGCTATATCATTTTATCTGGCAACAAGATAAGGATGTTTGCACACACAATATTTTTGGGATGCATCAAACAGCACCGAAATAACTTTGTAAACATATAGGAGACAATAGATTATGTCAGAAAAAACTTACACTGCGAGTAATATCAAAGTGCTCAAGGGCTTGGAAGCAGTTCGTAAGCGTCCGGCAATGTATATTGGCGGCACTGGCGAACGTGGGTTACATCATCTTGTTTATGAGGTAGTAGACAATTCCATTGATGAAGCCTTAGGCGGATATTGCGATCTTATTAAGGTAACTATTACCGCTGAGGGAAATATTGAGGTGGACGACAACGGTCGCGGTATTCCGGTTGACATCCAAGAGGATATGGGTGTACCGGCATTGCAGGTAGTGCTCACCGTTTTGCATGCTGGGGGAAAATTTGACCAAAACTCTTACAAAGTATCGGGCGGCTTACATGGTGTAGGTGTATCTGTGGTTAATGCGCTTGCTGAATGGCTGGAGGCTCGTGTTTACACTTCTGGCAAAGAGTATATGATGCGTTTTGAGCGTGGGAAACCTACTACAGATTTGCAGATACTGGGCTCTACAAACCGCAAGGGAACCATTATTACTTTCCGTCCTGATGCCCAGATATTTGAAACTATCGATTTCAGTTTTGATTATTTGACTACGCGGCTCAGGGAGCTTGCCTTTCTCAATAAGGGAGTACGCATCATTCTAAAGGATGAACGTAGCGATAGAATTCACGATTTTAAGTATGACGGTGGCATCAATAGTTTTGTTGAGTATCTCAATCAGAACAAAAAGCCGCTGTTTTCCAAACCTATTCATATTGATTCTGTGCGCGAAAGCATGGAGTTTGAAGTTGCCATACAATACAATGAAGGCTATCAAGAAAACATCTTCAGCTTTGCCAACAATATCAACACTATCGAAGGCGGAACCCATCTTTCGGGGTTCAAGCGCGGGCTAACTTCGGCCGTGAATGCCTATATAAAGAATAATGATCTTTTAAAAAACGAAAAGGTAAGCCCCAGCGGCGAAGATATTCGTGAGGGTCTTACCGCAGTTGTTTCTGTAAAAATTACCAATCCCCAATTTGAGGGTCAAACCAAAACCAAGTTACAAAACACAGATGTCGAAGGTGTGGTGGGTTCAGCAGTTTACGAAAAGCTGATGGTTTATTTTGAAGAACACCCAGCCGAAGCTAAAAACATATCCATGAAGAGCGTGATGGCTGCGCGTAGTCGTGAAGCAGCACGTAAGGCACGTGAGCTAACCCGCAGAAAATCTGTGTTGGAGAGTGGTTCATTGCCGGGCAAATTGGCAGATTGCACAATAAGTGATCCTGCATTAACCGAGCTATTTTTGGTAGAGGGAGATTCTGCAGGAGGCTCTGCCAAACAAGGGAGAGATCGTAGCTATCAAGCCATTCTTGCGCTTTGGGGAAAGATGCTCAATACCGAAAAAGCGCGTATGGATAGGGTATTGAACAACGAGAAAATTCAGCCTATCATATTGGCACTGGGTGCTGGAATAGGGCAGGATTTTGATGTTAGCAAACTGCGTTATCATAAAATAATCATAATGGCAGATGCAGATGTGGACGGAGCTCATATTGCTACATTGCTGATGACTTTCTTCTATCGATATATGCGCCAGATTATCGAACATGGCCATTTATATATTGCCAAACCTCCACTATTTCTGGTACGTAAGGGCAAGCAGAAGAAATATGTATTTTCAGAAGATGATCGCGATGAAGCGATCAGAGAATTTGGTGATAAAGGCGTATTTGTGCAAAGATACAAAGGTCTTGGTGAGATGAATGCGGAGCAACTATGGGAAACTACTATGGATCCTGAATACCGCACGATGATATCCGTTAAAATGGACGACGCTATCGAAGCAGACCGGATGTTTACGATCTTGATGGGTGACGAAGTGGAGCCTCGCCGAGAATTTATCCAGAAAAACGCTCGTTACGTAAAAAACCTTGATATATAATGGAGTTATAGATGTCTGATACAACTAGAATTATTCCTACTCAGATAGAAGAGTACCTCAAACAGGCCTATTTGGATTATTCGATGAGCGTGATTGTATCACGCGCCTTACCAGATATCCGGGATGGGCTCAAACCATCGCAGCGGCGCATTATATACGCCATGCACGAGTTAAATCTTAGCCCTGGCGGTCATTTCCGTAAATGTGCCAAAATCGCCGGTGATACATCGGGTAACTATCATCCTCATGGTGAGCAAGTAGTGTATCCTACCTTAGTGCGTTTGGCACAGCCCTGGAATATGCGCTATCAATTAATAGATGGGCAGGGTAACTTTGGCTCTATCGATGGCGATCCACCCGCAGCAATGCGTTATACAGAAGCACGCATGCAGAAAATTACCACCGAGCTACTTTCTGAATTAGATAAAGATACTGTAGATTTTAAAAACAACTACGATGAAACAAGAAAAGAACCGGTAGTATTTCCCAGTAGAATGCCAAATCTCTTGCTAAATGGTTCTTCAGGAATAGCAGTAGGTATGGCTACCAATATGCCTCCACATAATGCCGCTGAGATATGCGATGCAATTGTTGCCCTTATTGATAACCCCGAACTGGAACCTCTGGAATTGTTACAGTATATAAAAGGTCCAGATTTCCCAATGGGTGGGATCATCTTGGGTACCGATGGCATAAGAGATTATTTCGAAACTGGCAGGGGACGGCTTTTGGTGCGTGGTGAAATAGATGAAGAAACATTGCCGAATGATAGTGAGAGGCTCATTATTCGCTCTATCCCTTATCAGGTAACCACTTCTCTGCTAATTGACCGGATGGTGGAATTGGTAAAAGAAAAGAAGATAGAAGGTATTAGCGATATTCGCGATGAATCTGGCAGAGATGGAATGCGCGTAGTTATTCAGGTAAAACGCAATCACGATGCAATGGTTGTTAAGAATATGCTCTACAAATATACTCAATTGCAAAGCACATTTGGAGTAATTAATCTTTGCCTGATTGATG
Encoded proteins:
- a CDS encoding OmpA family protein → EEVVVITPTGDIPEDEIDESTIAETEEEKPRFVRVYGRLSDEDGNPLAGEIAFTTALGDSMYRDVAVANDNGYYEIDLPLTDVYTVIVNQEDYMLFTQELAIGESERRQLNIKLQMLEPEKIFSFDNVLFEFESSELKQESFAVLDEIVLTMLNNSWLKLGIAGHTCNMGSDAYNMKLSKARAISVFEYLVSKGIEADRLTHTGYGESQPLNDNATIAKRQKNRRVEFQVYK
- the gyrB gene encoding DNA topoisomerase (ATP-hydrolyzing) subunit B produces the protein MSEKTYTASNIKVLKGLEAVRKRPAMYIGGTGERGLHHLVYEVVDNSIDEALGGYCDLIKVTITAEGNIEVDDNGRGIPVDIQEDMGVPALQVVLTVLHAGGKFDQNSYKVSGGLHGVGVSVVNALAEWLEARVYTSGKEYMMRFERGKPTTDLQILGSTNRKGTIITFRPDAQIFETIDFSFDYLTTRLRELAFLNKGVRIILKDERSDRIHDFKYDGGINSFVEYLNQNKKPLFSKPIHIDSVRESMEFEVAIQYNEGYQENIFSFANNINTIEGGTHLSGFKRGLTSAVNAYIKNNDLLKNEKVSPSGEDIREGLTAVVSVKITNPQFEGQTKTKLQNTDVEGVVGSAVYEKLMVYFEEHPAEAKNISMKSVMAARSREAARKARELTRRKSVLESGSLPGKLADCTISDPALTELFLVEGDSAGGSAKQGRDRSYQAILALWGKMLNTEKARMDRVLNNEKIQPIILALGAGIGQDFDVSKLRYHKIIIMADADVDGAHIATLLMTFFYRYMRQIIEHGHLYIAKPPLFLVRKGKQKKYVFSEDDRDEAIREFGDKGVFVQRYKGLGEMNAEQLWETTMDPEYRTMISVKMDDAIEADRMFTILMGDEVEPRREFIQKNARYVKNLDI